The Triticum aestivum cultivar Chinese Spring chromosome 3A, IWGSC CS RefSeq v2.1, whole genome shotgun sequence genome includes a region encoding these proteins:
- the LOC123057781 gene encoding ubiquitin recognition factor in ER-associated degradation protein 1 — MALLGNAGADDGNWVILPASALDRILSVGLGYPMLFRVQNAATLEASHCGVLEFGCEEGFVHVPAHAMARLGLEEGDLVLLTSTSLPKATSIKLRPHTTDFLGAKDHKELLEYNLKNYSTVTVGDTITVAEGDKRYLLDVVEATPADAVSTLDTDCEVDFATPLDYVEPPVAPAPVKVAAAPCQDCAHGGERRFAGVGIRMDGKPVEQTPPPAPAPAPGSSGKGKSASENVLRFFSGRRLPPPGAKSAKKVDGEEDKDAKRFAGQKYTL, encoded by the coding sequence ATGGCCCTCCTCGGCAACGCGGGCGCCGACGACGGCAACTGGGTCATCCTGCCGGCGTCGGCGCTGGACCGGATCTTGTCGGTGGGGCTGGGGTACCCGATGCTCTTCCGCGTCCAGAACGCCGCCACCCTCGAGGCCTCCCACTGCGGCGTGCTCGAGTTCGGCTGCGAGGAGGGGTTCGTGCACGTGCCCGCCCACGCCATGGCGCGGCTCGGGCTGGAGGAGGGCGACCTCGTGCTGCTGACCAGCACGTCGCTCCCCAAGGCCACGTCCATCAAGCTGCGGCCGCACACCACCGACTTCCTGGGCGCCAAGGACCACAAGGAGCTGCTCGAGTACAACCTGAAGAACTACTCCACGGTCACGGTCGGCGACACCATCACCGTCGCCGAGGGGGACAAGCGGTACCTGCTCGACGTCGTCGAGGCCACGCCCGCCGACGCCGTCTCCACCCTCGACACCGACTGCGAGGTCGACTTCGCGACGCCGCTCGACTACGTGGAGCCGCCGGTTGCTCCCGCGCCGGTGAAGGTCGCCGCCGCCCCATGCCAGGACTGCGCCCACGGCGGCGAGCGGCGGTTCGCCGGCGTCGGGATAAGGATGGACGGGAAGCCCGTGGAGCAGACGCCGCCccctgcgccggcgccggcgccgggatCTTCGGGCAAGGGGAAGAGTGCTAGTGAGAATGTGCTTCGGTTCTTCAGCGGCCGCCGCTTGCCGCCCCCTGGCGCCAAGTCGGCGAAGAAGGTGGACGGCGAGGAGGACAAGGATGCCAAACGGTTCGCCGGCCAGAAGTATACCCTCTAG
- the LOC123060087 gene encoding uncharacterized protein, whose product MSAKKGLSSTLRNLKFMQRAAVAQKIEDKADVEVEEAAAEVVMTPAANGGGVSLSVQVARKCVVVMEGNPHPGAVKGRMSFQNFNPSIDKLNDEASGHPTQSASPSNSQQDSANTSRVDDISASRFRSFNVDSSESISLNELKRKEPGLEMETPPSRKLPKTTGQNVDGQPSSQSNGRGSGKSNKHEKLDFNLLRKRKSK is encoded by the exons atgtcGGCGAAGAAGGGGCTCTCGAGCACGCTGCGGAACCTCAAG TTTATGCagcgggcggcggtggcgcagaAGATTGAGGACAAGGCCGATGtcgaggtggaggaggcggcggccgaggTGGTGATGACGCCGGCGGCCAACGGAGGAGGGGTTAGCTTGTCGGTCCAGGTCGCCAGGAAGTG TGTAGTTGTCATGGAGGGTAATCCACATCCAGGAGCTGTAAAGGGTCGAATGTCATTCCAAAATTTCAATCCATCCATTGAT AAACTAAATGACGAGGCAAGTGGTCACCCAACACAATCAGCTTCACCTAGTAATTCTCAACAAGACAGTGCAAATACCAGCAG AGTGGATGATATATCAGCATCAAGATTTAGAAGCTTCAATGTTGATAGTTCAGAAAGCATATCTCTGAATGAGTTGAAGAGAAAAGAGCCTGGGCTGGAGATGGAAACACCACCATCGCGTAAGCTGCCAAAGACGACTGGCCAGAACGTGGATGGCCAGCCGTCTTCGCAGAGCAATGGTCGTGGGTCTGGCAAGTCGAACAAGCATGAAAAGCTTGACTTTAATCTTCTCAGAAAACGGAAATCAAAATGA